AGCCATAAACAAGAGGGCATGGCAAGAACACATGCAGATTAAATACTTCAGAGATGCCAAGTACTCACCTGAGCTACTTTCTCTGGGGAGACCTTGCCTTCATAGGGGCAGCCCAGCACACAGGACACATACCTGTCAGAAAGACACTTGTCAAGCTAAACCAGTGCTGAAATTATTCTTAAAATAGGCCATTCTACCGCCACCAGGACATTTTTACTAAATGATGAGAAGGATGGGAAGTATTTTTTTAAGCTAATTAAAACTCATATGTATCTGCTATTGAGAAACCAAAAAGGGGAGTACACTACAGGAAGAGATGATGGTCCTGTAGTATAATACATTGTGATAGTCTACTGAAGATAATAAGAGTCAAAATGTCTATAAAGTGTAGGTCCTTCGTTACACTGTATATAGATAGCAAGGTAATCTGGGTGTAAAACTCAGAACTGCAATAAGTGTTCACTTGACTGTACcgatttaaacatattttttttacccAGGCACAGTCTGATAAAAAACAGCTTGACCACAAAGCTTGACAATGTTAAAAAGAGACCTCCTGCTTGTCCTTCGCCACTTCCTCTTACCCCCGGACGGGAACTCCTGTTGCTTGCGCCGCCCTGGTGACTTCCTCGAAGCGCTGCAGGCTCTCCTCAATGGAGCAGTTGATGTTCTTCTTGCTGAACAGCTCAGAAGCGGCTCCGAAAATTGCCACCtcccctgcacctgccttcaCCTGCAGGGCAAAACCCAGAGCCATCAGAACACAGGACAAGCAAGCGGTGATACCCTCTGCCCATTTGTCAGCACTGTTATCTTATAGTAGATATTAGTGTAAACATTTTTGTTGCAGTGGACATTTCTCTTTCAACTACTGTGCAGTTGTTCCAGATTTATTTATAGGGCAGGTGTGGTTTGAAATCAGAAGATGCCAACAGTTAAATGAATAGATACAGTAAATCCATGTCTTACAGCCTCCTGAAATCTCATCCCACTTTGATGATGACCAAGTTAGATCAGACACTGTGAGATTCCTCACCTCGGAATCTTTTTTCACAAGATaaagatatacaccgatcagccacaaCAATATGACCACCTacataatattgtgtaggtcccccttttgtcaCCAAAaaagccctgacccgtcaaggcatggactccactagacctctaaggtgtgctgtggtatctggcaccaagacgttagcagcagatcctttaagtcctgtaagttgcgaggtggggcctccatggatatgacacctttctattagaaccagcattaactttttcagcaatttgagctacagtagctcgtctgttggatcggaccacacgggccagccttcgctccccacgtgcatcaatgagcctcaGCCGCCcacgaccctgtcgccggttcaccgcttttccttccttggaccacttttgaaaaggtactgaccactgcagaccgggaacacccaagagctgcagttttggagatgctctgacccagtcgtctagccatcacaatttggcccttgtcaaagtcgctcagatccttactcttgcccatttttcctgattctaacacatcaactttgaggacaaaatgttcacttgctgcctaatatatcccacccactgacaggtgccatgataacgagattatcagtgttattcacttcaccagtcagtggtcataatgttatggctgatcggtgtataatggGAAAGGGGTTTGCCAGCACTTCAATAAAAGTGTAGTCATTGCAGTTAGGAGTGTGAGAGCTGGGAGGCGAGAGGTGCTTCTAAGATTTGGGGTTAACTCACTGCAGCTTGAAAGCCCTTGAGGTTGGGGGTGAGGACAGGGTAGCTGACCCCAGGGCGCCTGTGGATCCCCTGCATGACCTCCATCTGGTCTGCCATCTGCCAAACCAGGGCAGAGTGggtaaacagagacagagagaaagagaaagaatagTCACAGATTAGTGCAGCCCTTCAATTCAGGCTCAAATCACTTCACTGATGCTGCAGAAAGAGCTCTGTTGCTACCAAGCACTtttgagaaaaactaaaaacaaaaacctttcaTGGGTTTCATTTAAatccataaaaacaaacaacactgtTGTCATTTTTCTGACCCTGAGGGTGCTGCTTAAGATTCCGAACTTAGGAGAAGTAACAGGATGCTACCCTGATTCCCTCCCCTCCTACCTTTAACCGAGGAGGAAAATTCAACCCAAAATCAAGTCATTCTCCCATGATTGGACTGTTTGTTCCCAGACATCCGCACTGACCCCATTACCTGAGGGACCCACTTCGGGGAGACAAAGCTTGTTGCTTCTATAACAGGAAGCCCTGCATCTGACAGCATGTCAATCAGACGGATTTTCACCTCGGCAGGCACAATGGTCTAGCAGAGACACCAGAGATGCATGTTAGCCCCATGTACAGacacagtattaaaatgaagacaGTTTCTCACAAGAGTCCTTTGGGGTGATATGAGTTGAGCTAACACAGCCCAGCTTTTCCAATGACATGCCAAGGAAAGTGCTGAGCTACATCACAATACTTAATACTAACTGGCTAATGAGGACATTAAAAACTAGGAAAATGCATTCAGAACTACTGTACCAAAGCTGCCACAGGTTTAGCACAATGTGTCTAAAATTACAGAAGACAAAGCAAAGTCTTACATGCACATAATAAAGACAATGTAAATGCCTATAAGAGCAACATCATTGTCTGGTAAAACAAGGTGAACAGAAATGCAGTGTGGATGAAACACTGAAGCAATTTACTGCAACGAAGcggaaataaataattgcaatctcttcatttaAGTGCAAGCTTCCATACAACAACATCATAATACTAATACAGAGACCTAAACAGCCAAGATGGGAAGTGAATATATCTTCTGTGATTTTACCTTTTCATTCTGCAGTCCATCCCTGGGGCCCACTTCCACAATCTTCACCCTCTCCGGAAGAGACTTCACTGGGGAGACTCCAGCCTGCAAAGGGCAGAGACACCAGGAGGAGGCAAACTTAATCCTCAGAACATGCGATCTGAAGCAATGTCCTGAACCCACTGTCCACCAGCACTTACTCCACTCAGAAGttttgaaagaaaatacatcaaataaaggCTTTTCAATCCCCCATGCACttaattgtgttattttcttattaataataaaattaacataAATTAACTTGGTGCAGTCATAAATGTCTCATAACAGCGTGCAACGGAAGCCGTTTGTGTCTGAAAGTCTTATTATCAGCCTCGCTAACTGAACAGACAGTTTAAAGAAGCTGAAGTGCAATGAAGCCAAGCTGACGGACCTGTCACCAGACACCACtgtcaaacaacaaaaactaaaatcccTTTATTTAACACCCTCTGATCTCCAAGTGCCCCATCAGCTGCTGCAGACCAGTGCTCAAGATAAATTAACACATAAATGAAGCCTAGATAAGGAAACCACAGTTGACAGTAGTGCCCTGTTTGTGCTACCTTTCTGCAGGTATGATTAAGGTGGATGGTCTGGCTGAGCTGCAGCAATAGTTTCTTGATGTCGGACAGCATTGTCCCATTGGTTTGCAGCTCTACTTCCTAGTGTCAGGAAGCACAGTCTGTTGCTCGAATCAAGCACACTCCCCACCAGAAACACACCCTGTGCGTCTTTATTAAACCACCTCATCGCTTATCACAATCAGATCAGAGAAGAGTGATAAAGCTTTAGTGTTATTATTGCTCCATACTTGTAAAAGTTCACAGGAAGTTAATGTTTGTTAGCAGTAAGTTTAGTTAAAACACTTctatgaaatattattattattattattattattattattattattattaacaacaacaataaaaattcCATGTCAGTTTTACagtgttgacattttactgtcaaAGGCACTCCTGAAAAACTTGTCTTAAGATTGACGTACATATCAAAAAACCAAAAGCTGACCGAGAAACTGTGCCCGGATTTTTCACATAACTGCAGAGCACACCCTACTAGCGTGTATACAGTTTAACCCTTAACCAGCTGTGACCTCATGAAGTTATTAGTACTGTTAATATTGAAGACCTTCGTACAtgcaattacataataaaattgagatattaaatattatagTGCTTAcatattattcataatattaaGAATATGCTGTGTAAGGTAGCTTAACGGAGGGTgtgaggggtggggggattATAATTGAATAAACCCACATGATTTTCGTATTCAgttaattgcaatgttttgtctttaaAAGTGGGGGAGACTGTCTTGAAAAACGCACACAAAGGACTACATGTAGTgcatcacagacacacagcgaTTTGCAGGGAACACAATCAagtgattttgattttatttcatattgtaGCGGATGCCATCGCCACAGCGGGGTTTTGTCTCCTGAAAACAGTCGACACAAACTAGTTTCCACACGGCACCAGTCCGGCGCAGTTTATTCACGAAGCAAATCAGGTTGTTTTCAATGCGCAGACAACCTTGAAGCCAGCGCCACTGTCAACACAGCAGTTTCTGTGTCCCTGCGAAGTAATCCGGCTGGACACACACAACATAACATCCCACAGTGACACAGAGAAATCTGGCGGACTGACTCACAGCTCTAGCTGTCGATACGACGGAGCTCAACTGTCTACATCGGAGGCAGAAACTCGGAGAGAAACTCTTGTAGACGCCCATCATCACCGCCGCCATTTTTCTCTTGCTGTCTAGTGACGTCACACGAATCGCCACCCTATCGACAGCGCTTTAACTGACAGCGCGTTGTCCAATGAAAGTGTGTTCCAGCCATAAGCAACCAATAGGAAATTAGAAGCGGcttatgtgtttattattattattattattattattattattattattatattaaaggaACCAGCAATCATTTTAGTATGATCTGTAGTATATGATAACATTAACATATGATAAACACCAGCTAGAATTTTTAATAACTGAGTGGATAGTTTGAATGCATCAAATAGTAGCCTTATATTGTGCatcatattatttaatttgtaacaaTTAGCACAAGTATAAAGGCAGGTATTGTTAGTATCCATGATAGTATGAAAGTCGGTATTATAAGTAGGCCTATATGCACGTCAGAAACAGTATGCCATATGTGTATGTACAGCAGACTAATCTCCTGggagcactcttgctattattATGCACTTTATTAACTATTATTGCTTCCTTATGCTACTGTGTACTTATGTGTTGTAGCACTTCTTGTTTTACTGTGACTTATGCATTCCCTTCCCTTTAGCACTAAcctaggacttaactgtatatgaatattttatgttttataatattttaataataataataataataataataataataataataataataataataataataataatgcaagggACATTATTCTACATGTTCTCAGATGCAGATAGTCTCAGACTAATGTAATAGaaaccaataaaaaaaacagatgtaaCCCATGACTGTTGCATCATGAATAATTACACGTTGgtgaaattaaatgtgtgtttgaAACGTATTTAGAATTTTGCGATTGAAAATATCGTTACAGCGATTATTACCGTAGCTATGTGTGTTCGTGTAGGAAGCACTACTGTGTGGGGGCTTAAACGTATATATTTCCACCacacaatacaatattaaagTAGTGTTATCGCTACACCAaataagtattaataataacaatgctgGGTTCTGCGCTTACCTGAGTACAAATCGCTCCCATCCTCCACTCATCATTTTGCCAAAACGGTCGCAAAGCGCCGACGGAGCTCTACAATTGCTTcgaaatgaaagaaacaaacatccGATTAAACTTTCTTCTCTCTTGCCACCATTGAGCGTCGAGCATCGTACAGATGTTGGGAAAACGGCCGACAAACCCAAACTCCCCAGTGTCCTTTGAATTGAAAATCAGATCTACATGCACACGACGCTTCCAGACACTATTTTACTCCTGATAGGGACTGTATTGATGTGGTTGCAATTAAAAATGTTCTATTAAACGCAATATTAGGATTTCCGCGTTACtatgcacacactacactgtgttgaAGAGGCCTGCTCGTAGTGCGCGTTCAGAGCCgcgtcctcgttagtatagtggacAGTATCTCCGCCTGTCACGCGgaagaccggggttcgattccccgacggggaggttcctttttattttctcaatatttttaatttaatttaagagcGGCAGTGTGAGGGTGCTGTGCAGAGGAAAAGACAATCGTTTAGTCAAGTAgactgtataaattagctagattGATAGttgttgtgaccggaaaacattgccacaaggacgcaaATGTTAAGGCAttcgttgcagctcacattaataataataataataataataataatacattttatttggggGACGCTTTTCTAGATACTCAAGGACATCTTACACAAAGTTGACCtctataaattaatacaataaacatgGATTACGATGGAGAAATACATAGGGAATGACAGTTACAAAGGAAACATCTG
This is a stretch of genomic DNA from Amia ocellicauda isolate fAmiCal2 chromosome 11, fAmiCal2.hap1, whole genome shotgun sequence. It encodes these proteins:
- the hmgcl gene encoding hydroxymethylglutaryl-CoA lyase, mitochondrial isoform X1; the encoded protein is MAAVMMGVYKSFSPSFCLRCRQLSSVVSTARAAGVSPVKSLPERVKIVEVGPRDGLQNEKTIVPAEVKIRLIDMLSDAGLPVIEATSFVSPKWVPQMADQMEVMQGIHRRPGVSYPVLTPNLKGFQAAVKAGAGEVAIFGAASELFSKKNINCSIEESLQRFEEVTRAAQATGVPVRGYVSCVLGCPYEGKVSPEKVAQVAKRLYSMGCYEISLGDTIGVGTPGSMREMLGAVTKEVPVDALAVHCHDTYGQALANILIALQMGVSVVDSSVSGLGGCPYAQGASGNVATEDVVYMLQGLGIHTGVDLQKLMDAGAFICRSLNRRTNSKVAQASCKL
- the hmgcl gene encoding hydroxymethylglutaryl-CoA lyase, mitochondrial isoform X2, with product MGAICTQAGVSPVKSLPERVKIVEVGPRDGLQNEKTIVPAEVKIRLIDMLSDAGLPVIEATSFVSPKWVPQMADQMEVMQGIHRRPGVSYPVLTPNLKGFQAAVKAGAGEVAIFGAASELFSKKNINCSIEESLQRFEEVTRAAQATGVPVRGYVSCVLGCPYEGKVSPEKVAQVAKRLYSMGCYEISLGDTIGVGTPGSMREMLGAVTKEVPVDALAVHCHDTYGQALANILIALQMGVSVVDSSVSGLGGCPYAQGASGNVATEDVVYMLQGLGIHTGVDLQKLMDAGAFICRSLNRRTNSKVAQASCKL